A genomic segment from Nocardiopsis sp. Huas11 encodes:
- a CDS encoding PPA1309 family protein yields the protein MSNIREAVMDLERHAAEQGWDRPLGLYALVPTADLLKAEPALANLLGIDSPTDPDELTPVEQDPLPQDVPLEEALGRILWPEGVAGCALVMERLAVKGSDETLAAGEDPAASGRETEEIRMVAGVMRDGSRHCAMRMRSHDSESEVLNGADLIPALTSALALTLDLEETPGS from the coding sequence GTGTCGAACATTCGCGAAGCCGTCATGGACCTCGAACGCCACGCAGCCGAACAGGGCTGGGACCGGCCGCTGGGGCTGTACGCCCTGGTGCCCACCGCCGACCTCCTGAAGGCGGAGCCGGCGCTGGCGAACCTGCTGGGGATCGACTCCCCCACCGACCCGGACGAACTGACCCCGGTGGAGCAGGACCCCCTGCCCCAGGACGTCCCGCTGGAGGAGGCGCTCGGGCGCATCCTGTGGCCGGAGGGCGTGGCCGGGTGCGCCCTGGTCATGGAGCGTCTGGCGGTGAAGGGCTCCGACGAGACCCTCGCCGCCGGGGAGGACCCCGCCGCCTCCGGTCGCGAGACCGAGGAGATCCGCATGGTGGCGGGCGTGATGCGGGACGGGTCGCGGCACTGCGCGATGCGCATGCGCAGCCACGACTCCGAGTCGGAGGTGCTCAACGGCGCCGATCTGATCCCGGCCCTGACCTCCGCGCTCGCACTGACCCTGGACCTGGAGGAGACCCCCGGGTCCTGA
- a CDS encoding molybdenum cofactor biosynthesis protein MoaE yields the protein MEEITIAAVRETPLSVDEVLDAVTDDRAGGTAVFIGTVRDHDHGRDVAGLAYSAHPTVEAQLRVIMEKVLSDTSVPGRPVLRMAAVHRVGRLEIGDKAVVVAAAAAHRQEAFEACRRLIDDLKAQVPIWKHQSFEDGADEWVGAP from the coding sequence GTGGAAGAGATCACCATTGCAGCCGTACGCGAGACCCCGCTGTCCGTGGACGAGGTCCTCGACGCCGTGACCGACGACCGGGCGGGCGGAACCGCCGTGTTCATCGGGACCGTGCGCGACCACGACCACGGCCGGGACGTGGCCGGCCTCGCCTACTCGGCGCACCCCACCGTGGAGGCGCAGCTGCGCGTCATCATGGAGAAGGTGCTGAGCGACACCTCCGTCCCGGGCCGCCCGGTCCTGCGCATGGCCGCGGTGCACCGCGTCGGCCGGTTGGAGATCGGTGACAAGGCGGTCGTCGTGGCCGCCGCGGCCGCGCACCGCCAGGAGGCCTTCGAGGCCTGCCGCCGCCTCATCGACGACCTCAAGGCCCAGGTGCCCATCTGGAAGCACCAGTCCTTCGAGGACGGCGCCGACGAGTGGGTCGGCGCGCCCTAG
- a CDS encoding PDZ domain-containing protein: protein MTLVVALVLLVGIGAAGLLLPLPYLVAAPGVTVNTVGELQGEPVITVEGADSYEHDEGALSMVTVQYAGGPEHRLNFFTLVTAWLSPTQAVLPEELLFPAGRSPEEVSERQSVQMNDSQTDATAAALNQLDIDYEAVPQVAETVEDMPAHGVVESGDVITAVDGRTVPTSATGDDPEELVGSAAVVEWVSSREPGEPVELTLERDGETVDVEMETRQGDNGAAVGVLIADDMDFPLEVEISVGDIGGPSAGMMFSLGIMDRLTEESLTGGANIAGSGTITSDGQVGGISGIPQKMVSARRDGADYFLVAAESCSQVFQSDAYDDLEVVRVETLTDAVGALETIRTGEGELPRCER from the coding sequence ATGACCCTCGTTGTCGCGCTCGTCCTCCTGGTGGGGATCGGGGCCGCCGGTCTGCTGCTGCCCCTGCCCTACCTCGTGGCCGCGCCCGGCGTCACGGTCAACACCGTGGGGGAGCTGCAGGGCGAACCCGTCATCACCGTCGAGGGCGCCGACAGCTACGAGCACGACGAGGGCGCGCTCTCCATGGTCACCGTCCAGTACGCGGGCGGACCGGAGCACCGGCTCAACTTCTTCACCCTGGTCACCGCCTGGCTCTCGCCCACGCAGGCGGTCCTGCCGGAGGAGCTGCTCTTCCCGGCGGGCCGTTCGCCGGAGGAGGTCAGCGAGCGCCAGTCGGTGCAGATGAACGACTCGCAGACCGACGCGACGGCCGCCGCGCTCAACCAGCTCGACATCGACTACGAGGCGGTCCCGCAGGTGGCGGAGACCGTCGAGGACATGCCGGCGCACGGCGTCGTCGAGTCGGGCGACGTCATCACCGCGGTCGACGGGCGCACCGTCCCCACCAGCGCCACCGGCGACGACCCCGAGGAGCTCGTGGGCAGTGCCGCGGTCGTGGAGTGGGTGAGCTCGCGCGAGCCGGGCGAACCGGTGGAGCTCACCCTGGAGCGCGACGGCGAGACCGTCGACGTGGAGATGGAGACGCGCCAGGGCGACAACGGCGCGGCCGTCGGTGTGCTCATCGCCGACGACATGGACTTCCCGCTCGAGGTGGAGATCTCCGTCGGCGACATCGGCGGACCGAGCGCCGGCATGATGTTCTCTCTCGGCATCATGGACCGCCTCACCGAGGAGAGCCTCACCGGCGGCGCGAACATCGCCGGCTCGGGCACCATCACCTCCGACGGGCAGGTCGGCGGCATCAGCGGGATCCCGCAGAAGATGGTCAGCGCCCGGCGGGACGGGGCCGACTACTTCCTCGTCGCCGCCGAGAGCTGCTCCCAGGTCTTCCAGTCGGACGCCTACGACGACCTGGAGGTGGTGCGGGTGGAGACCCTCACCGACGCGGTCGGCGCCCTGGAGACCATCCGCACCGGCGAGGGCGAGCTTCCCCGCTGCGAGCGGTGA